One Nocardioidaceae bacterium SCSIO 66511 genomic window carries:
- the trpS gene encoding tryptophan--tRNA ligase, translating into MPAASPSHQRPRVFSGIQPTADSFHLGNYLGALRQWIELQGEYDAYYCIVDLHAITIEHDPEVLRERTYRSAAQLIALGIDVEQSTLFVQSHAPEHAQLAWVLSCITGFGEASRMTQFKDKSAKGGADRATVGLFTYPVLQAADILLYNADRVPVGEDQRQHIELTRDLGGRFNHRFGDTFVLPEPHILKETAKIVDLQDPTIKMSKSASTPAGIVDLLEEPKKAAKKLRSAVTDSGSEIRFDEAEKPGISNLLTIYSTFTGRSIADLEAAYADKGYGHLKVDLAEVVVDALTPIRERTNELLDDRAELERLLAAGAEKARAVAAETLAEVYRRVGFVRA; encoded by the coding sequence ATGCCCGCTGCCTCCCCTTCTCACCAGCGCCCGCGCGTCTTCTCCGGCATCCAGCCGACCGCCGATTCGTTCCATCTCGGCAACTACCTCGGAGCGCTGCGCCAGTGGATCGAGTTACAGGGCGAGTACGACGCGTACTACTGCATCGTCGACCTGCACGCGATCACCATCGAGCACGATCCCGAGGTGCTGCGCGAGCGTACGTACCGCTCGGCGGCGCAGTTGATCGCGCTCGGCATCGACGTCGAGCAGTCGACGTTGTTCGTGCAGAGCCACGCTCCCGAGCATGCGCAGCTCGCCTGGGTGCTCAGCTGCATCACCGGGTTCGGGGAGGCGAGCCGGATGACGCAGTTCAAGGACAAGTCCGCGAAAGGCGGCGCCGATCGCGCCACCGTCGGGTTGTTCACCTATCCGGTTCTCCAGGCCGCCGACATCCTGCTCTACAACGCCGACCGGGTACCCGTCGGGGAGGACCAGCGACAGCACATCGAGCTCACCCGCGACCTCGGCGGCAGGTTCAACCATCGGTTCGGCGATACGTTCGTACTGCCGGAGCCGCACATCCTGAAGGAGACCGCGAAGATCGTCGACCTGCAGGACCCGACGATCAAGATGAGCAAGTCGGCGTCGACGCCCGCCGGCATCGTCGACCTGCTCGAGGAGCCGAAGAAGGCCGCGAAGAAGCTCCGCTCGGCGGTCACCGACTCCGGCAGCGAGATCCGCTTCGACGAGGCGGAGAAGCCCGGGATATCGAACCTGCTCACCATCTACTCCACGTTCACGGGCCGCAGCATCGCCGATCTAGAGGCCGCGTACGCCGACAAGGGCTACGGCCATCTCAAGGTCGATCTCGCGGAGGTCGTGGTCGACGCGCTCACGCCGATCCGCGAGCGGACCAATGAGCTGCTCGACGATCGCGCCGAGCTCGAGCGACTGCTCGCGGCGGGCGCCGAGAAGGCGCGGGCGGTCGCCGCCGAGACGCTCGCAGAGGTCTACCGGCGCGTCGGGTTCGTACGCGCGTGA
- a CDS encoding fumarate reductase/succinate dehydrogenase flavoprotein subunit, protein MEHTQGMADETRHPMTGNRMDAEPETSSHGFETHDYDVVVIGAGGAGLRAAIAAHDAGAKVAIVCKSLLGKAHTVMAEGGAAAAMGNLWPDDNWKVHFRDTMRGGKMLNNWRMAQVHAQEAPDRVLELEEWGALFDRTPDGLISQRDFGGHRYARLAHVGDRTGLEMIRTLQQRAVALGIDVFMEFTVTELCKADDRIVGAVGYWRETGRFVVFNAPSVVLATGGIGRSFQVTSNSWEYTGDGHALAMRAGASLINMEFVQFHPTGMVWPMSVRGLLVTESVRGDGGILKNSDGERFMFNYIPDFFKAETADSVEEADGWYEDKKNNRRPPELLPRDEVARAINSEVKAGRGTEHGGVYLDIASRRDPEFIRRRLPSMYHQFKELAGVDITKEPMEIGPTCHYVMGGVEVDPDTQQSSVEGLYAAGEVSGGMHGSNRLGGNSLSDLLVFGRRAGECAAENATKHSSSRVSVSDSAATTAADDALAPFAEEGGENPYTIQKDLQDVMHRLVGIIRKREELTSSLSELEQLKARAKHLSVEGNRQYNPGWHLSIDLANMLIVSECVAKAALEREESRGGHTREDFPMASDEWGQINLVLTYDGESVDLARQPLPVMPDDLKELFE, encoded by the coding sequence ATGGAGCACACGCAAGGCATGGCCGACGAAACAAGACATCCGATGACCGGCAACCGGATGGACGCAGAGCCCGAGACCTCGTCGCACGGATTCGAGACCCACGACTACGACGTCGTCGTCATCGGCGCGGGCGGTGCCGGCCTGCGCGCCGCGATCGCCGCGCACGACGCCGGCGCCAAGGTGGCGATCGTGTGCAAGTCGCTGCTCGGCAAGGCGCACACCGTCATGGCCGAGGGCGGCGCTGCCGCCGCGATGGGCAACCTGTGGCCCGACGACAACTGGAAGGTCCACTTCCGCGACACTATGCGCGGCGGCAAGATGCTGAACAACTGGCGCATGGCACAGGTCCATGCACAGGAAGCGCCCGACCGCGTACTCGAGCTCGAGGAGTGGGGCGCGCTGTTCGACCGTACGCCCGACGGTCTGATCTCCCAGCGCGACTTCGGTGGGCACCGGTACGCCCGGCTCGCACACGTCGGCGACCGTACTGGCCTCGAGATGATCCGTACGCTGCAGCAACGTGCTGTCGCGCTCGGCATCGACGTGTTCATGGAGTTCACCGTCACGGAGCTGTGCAAGGCCGATGACCGCATCGTGGGTGCGGTCGGCTACTGGCGTGAGACCGGCCGCTTCGTCGTGTTCAACGCACCGAGCGTCGTACTCGCGACCGGCGGCATCGGCCGTTCGTTCCAGGTGACCAGCAACTCGTGGGAGTACACCGGCGACGGCCATGCGCTCGCGATGCGGGCCGGAGCGTCGTTGATCAACATGGAGTTCGTGCAGTTCCACCCGACCGGCATGGTGTGGCCCATGTCGGTACGCGGGCTGCTGGTCACCGAGTCCGTACGCGGCGACGGCGGCATCCTGAAGAACTCCGACGGCGAGCGCTTCATGTTCAACTACATCCCCGACTTCTTCAAGGCCGAGACCGCCGACTCCGTTGAGGAGGCCGACGGCTGGTACGAGGACAAGAAGAACAACCGCCGCCCGCCCGAGCTCTTGCCGCGCGATGAGGTTGCCCGCGCGATCAACTCCGAGGTCAAGGCGGGCAGAGGCACCGAGCACGGCGGGGTCTACCTCGACATCGCCTCGCGCCGCGACCCGGAGTTCATCCGTCGCCGACTGCCGTCGATGTATCACCAGTTCAAGGAACTGGCCGGCGTCGACATCACCAAGGAGCCGATGGAGATCGGCCCGACCTGCCACTACGTGATGGGCGGTGTCGAGGTCGACCCGGACACGCAGCAGAGCTCGGTCGAGGGCCTGTACGCGGCCGGCGAGGTCTCCGGCGGCATGCACGGCTCGAACCGGCTCGGCGGCAACTCGCTCTCGGATCTGCTCGTGTTCGGGCGGCGTGCCGGCGAGTGTGCGGCGGAGAACGCAACCAAGCACTCGAGCAGTAGGGTGTCCGTATCCGACTCCGCGGCGACAACGGCCGCCGACGACGCACTCGCCCCGTTCGCCGAGGAAGGTGGCGAGAACCCGTACACGATCCAGAAGGATCTGCAGGACGTCATGCATCGCCTCGTCGGAATCATCCGCAAACGCGAGGAGCTGACGAGCTCGCTGTCGGAGCTGGAGCAGCTGAAGGCCCGCGCCAAACATCTGTCCGTCGAAGGCAATCGGCAGTACAACCCGGGCTGGCATCTGTCGATCGACCTGGCCAACATGCTGATCGTGTCCGAATGCGTGGCGAAGGCCGCGCTGGAGCGCGAGGAGTCGCGCGGCGGACATACGCGCGAGGACTTCCCGATGGCCTCCGACGAATGGGGCCAGATCAATCTCGTACTGACCTACGACGGCGAGTCCGTCGATTTGGCGCGCCAGCCGCTGCCGGTGATGCCCGACGATCTGAAGGAACTGTTCGAATGA
- a CDS encoding succinate dehydrogenase/fumarate reductase iron-sulfur subunit: MSYDLKLRVWRGDSSGGDLGDYVVQAEEGEVVLDALHRLQATQAGDLAIRWNCKAGKCGSCSAEINGRPRLMCMTRLSDFEPDETITITPMRTFPVIRDLVTDVSFNYEKAREVPAFAPAPPDADGKRRMMQQDVERGQEFRKCIECFLCQDVCHVVRDHEENKPAYAGPRFFLRYAELDMHPLDTNDRRNLAQDAAGLGMCNITKCCTEVCPEGIKITDNAIIPMKERVVDRKYDPLVWLGNKIFRRGEGPERDEV, from the coding sequence ATGAGCTATGACCTGAAACTGCGCGTATGGCGCGGCGACTCCTCCGGCGGCGACCTGGGTGACTACGTCGTACAGGCCGAGGAGGGCGAGGTCGTACTCGACGCGCTGCACCGGCTGCAAGCCACCCAGGCCGGCGACCTCGCGATCCGATGGAACTGCAAGGCCGGCAAATGCGGCTCGTGCAGTGCCGAGATCAACGGTCGACCGCGGCTGATGTGCATGACACGGTTGTCCGACTTCGAACCCGACGAGACGATCACGATCACCCCGATGCGTACGTTCCCGGTGATCCGCGACCTCGTGACCGACGTGTCGTTCAACTACGAGAAGGCGCGTGAGGTGCCGGCGTTCGCGCCCGCGCCGCCCGACGCCGACGGCAAGCGACGGATGATGCAGCAGGATGTCGAGCGGGGTCAGGAGTTCCGCAAGTGCATCGAATGCTTCTTGTGCCAAGACGTCTGCCACGTCGTACGCGACCACGAGGAGAACAAACCGGCGTACGCCGGCCCACGGTTCTTTCTGCGTTACGCAGAGCTCGACATGCACCCGCTCGACACCAACGACCGGCGCAACCTCGCGCAGGACGCGGCCGGCCTCGGCATGTGCAACATCACCAAATGCTGTACCGAGGTCTGCCCCGAGGGGATCAAGATCACCGACAACGCGATCATCCCGATGAAGGAGCGCGTCGTCGACCGGAAGTACGATCCGCTCGTGTGGCTGGGCAACAAGATCTTCCGGCGCGGCGAGGGCCCGGAGCGCGACGAGGTCTGA
- a CDS encoding YihY/virulence factor BrkB family protein, with protein sequence MSDTGVRREQAEPKLSDRLKQRIADARRRWPFFDHVLSMNEHYTKVHGNLLSGAATYFGFLSFFPILALAFAVIGVVAKQYPDAQDSLITAIESVFPGVVSEEGGNGTISLQQIQKASGAVGLIGAVTLLYSGLGWLSGLREGLVAALEVPASEKYGFVLGKLVDLMTLALIGFVLVVSVGIAGSATGFADDILDFIPLGPIGGAVLWCVSVIVGIAASTVLFFAIYRLLPNPDLPRRALVHGALLAAIGFEILKSIVVPLLGSLGGSPFAALALAITLVVWINYFSRLAVYGAAWAYTAPAAVERQRARDRQLHSRPAATIVDERGLDDPVLARTTGERLVAAARPVAVLGLFAVGVRELIRRSGD encoded by the coding sequence ATGAGCGATACAGGAGTACGACGTGAGCAGGCCGAGCCGAAGCTGAGCGATCGGCTGAAGCAGCGCATCGCCGACGCGCGACGCCGGTGGCCGTTCTTCGACCATGTGCTCTCGATGAACGAGCACTATACGAAGGTCCACGGCAACCTGCTGTCCGGTGCCGCGACGTACTTCGGCTTCCTGTCGTTCTTCCCGATCCTGGCGCTCGCGTTCGCCGTCATCGGCGTCGTCGCCAAGCAGTACCCCGATGCACAGGACTCCCTGATCACGGCGATCGAGTCGGTCTTCCCCGGCGTCGTATCCGAGGAAGGCGGCAACGGGACGATCAGCCTGCAGCAGATCCAGAAGGCATCGGGAGCCGTTGGCCTGATCGGTGCCGTCACCTTGCTCTACTCCGGCCTCGGCTGGCTGTCGGGGCTGCGTGAAGGCCTGGTCGCGGCGCTCGAGGTGCCCGCATCGGAGAAGTACGGGTTCGTCCTCGGCAAACTGGTCGACCTGATGACCCTGGCCCTGATCGGCTTCGTGCTGGTCGTCTCGGTCGGCATCGCCGGATCCGCGACCGGGTTCGCCGACGACATCCTCGACTTCATCCCGCTCGGGCCGATCGGCGGCGCGGTCCTGTGGTGCGTGTCGGTCATTGTCGGCATCGCGGCGAGCACGGTGTTGTTCTTCGCGATCTACCGGTTGCTGCCGAACCCCGATCTGCCGCGCCGCGCACTCGTACACGGAGCGCTGCTCGCCGCGATCGGCTTCGAGATCCTGAAGTCGATCGTGGTGCCGCTGCTGGGCAGTCTCGGCGGGTCACCGTTCGCGGCGCTCGCTCTCGCCATCACCCTCGTCGTCTGGATCAACTACTTCTCCCGGCTCGCGGTCTACGGCGCCGCCTGGGCGTACACCGCGCCGGCGGCGGTGGAGCGCCAGCGCGCACGCGATCGGCAGCTGCACTCGCGTCCCGCGGCAACGATCGTCGACGAGCGCGGTCTCGACGATCCCGTGCTCGCGCGTACGACCGGCGAGCGACTGGTCGCGGCCGCCCGACCGGTGGCCGTACTCGGGCTCTTCGCGGTCGGCGTGCGCGAGCTGATCCGCCGCTCCGGCGACTAG
- a CDS encoding 2'-5' RNA ligase family protein — protein MPTIGVAIAVPDPYGSELRAHRAAFGDPLAETVPSHVTLLPPTEVERDEIPDVVERLERIASKHSPFTMRLHGTGTFRPVSPVVFVTVSEGISPTEVLASAVRDELLHGKLEFPYHPHITVAHHLDENALDNAFEALRDYECRFDVTSFALYVHDGSAGWTPSRVFDLVGGAVHERYRSTT, from the coding sequence ATGCCGACCATCGGAGTGGCAATCGCGGTGCCCGACCCGTACGGAAGCGAGCTGCGCGCGCATCGTGCGGCCTTCGGCGACCCGCTCGCCGAGACCGTTCCGTCGCACGTCACGCTGCTTCCGCCGACGGAGGTCGAGCGAGACGAGATTCCCGACGTCGTCGAACGCCTCGAGCGGATCGCCTCGAAGCATTCGCCGTTCACGATGCGACTGCACGGCACGGGCACGTTCCGTCCGGTCTCGCCGGTCGTGTTCGTCACCGTGAGCGAAGGCATCTCGCCGACGGAGGTGCTCGCGTCGGCGGTACGCGACGAGCTGCTGCACGGCAAGCTGGAGTTCCCGTACCACCCCCACATCACCGTTGCCCACCACCTCGACGAGAACGCGCTCGACAACGCCTTCGAGGCCCTGCGCGACTACGAGTGCCGCTTCGATGTGACATCGTTCGCTCTGTACGTACACGATGGATCTGCCGGATGGACGCCGTCTCGGGTGTTCGACCTCGTCGGAGGAGCCGTACATGAGCGATACAGGAGTACGACGTGA
- a CDS encoding serine/threonine dehydratase: protein MTVELPSRADIESAAVRLLGKVRRTPLLAVHGDELGVAGRVLLKLELTQHTGSFKARGALNSVLTLPEGTSGVVAASGGNHGAALAWAASLGGLDADLFVPASSPAEKVARVRGYGATAHVVEGYYPDAFEASVEWAAERPVEFVHAYDRFSTVCGAGSVGLEIDEEAPDADLVLVACGGGGLYAGTALALRERTQVVPVEPERCANLHAAQASGVPVAIDVGGVAADSLGASTIGAYAFETAAALDTAPALVDDQAITEARRWLWQHCRILAEPGAATPLAALMIGAATVHPGDTVVVVISGGNNPEVP, encoded by the coding sequence GTGACCGTCGAACTCCCATCGCGTGCCGATATCGAGTCGGCCGCCGTACGCCTGCTCGGCAAGGTACGACGTACGCCGCTTCTCGCGGTGCACGGCGATGAGCTCGGCGTTGCAGGGCGCGTACTGCTGAAGCTGGAGCTGACCCAGCACACCGGGTCGTTCAAGGCGAGGGGTGCACTCAACTCCGTGCTGACCCTGCCCGAAGGCACGAGCGGAGTCGTCGCTGCCTCCGGCGGCAACCACGGCGCGGCGCTCGCCTGGGCAGCCTCGCTCGGCGGGCTCGATGCGGACCTGTTCGTGCCCGCATCCTCGCCGGCCGAGAAGGTCGCTCGCGTACGCGGGTACGGTGCCACCGCCCATGTGGTCGAGGGCTACTACCCGGACGCGTTCGAGGCGTCAGTGGAATGGGCGGCCGAGCGGCCGGTCGAGTTCGTGCATGCGTACGACCGGTTCAGCACCGTCTGCGGCGCAGGGTCCGTCGGCCTCGAGATCGATGAGGAGGCACCCGACGCAGACCTGGTGCTCGTGGCCTGCGGCGGTGGAGGGCTGTACGCAGGCACGGCGCTTGCACTCCGCGAACGTACGCAAGTCGTACCCGTTGAGCCCGAGCGGTGCGCGAACCTGCATGCCGCGCAAGCATCCGGCGTACCCGTCGCCATCGACGTCGGCGGAGTTGCCGCCGACTCTCTGGGTGCGTCAACGATCGGCGCGTACGCGTTCGAGACGGCCGCCGCGCTCGACACCGCGCCGGCGCTGGTCGATGACCAGGCGATCACCGAGGCGAGACGATGGCTCTGGCAGCACTGCCGCATCCTCGCCGAGCCCGGCGCGGCGACACCGCTCGCCGCGCTGATGATCGGCGCGGCGACCGTACACCCCGGTGACACGGTGGTGGTCGTGATCAGCGGCGGCAACAACCCCGAGGTGCCGTAA